A stretch of the Aulosira sp. FACHB-615 genome encodes the following:
- a CDS encoding DUF6887 family protein, with translation MNQPQANFEQMTTKQLRAYILAHRDDEDALHAMALRLRNQGKTSTVDEYLEYLEHLA, from the coding sequence ATGAATCAACCGCAGGCGAATTTTGAGCAGATGACTACCAAGCAACTAAGAGCTTATATTCTGGCTCATAGAGATGATGAAGACGCATTACACGCAATGGCTCTACGTCTGCGGAATCAAGGAAAAACAAGTACAGTGGACGAATATTTAGAATATTTAGA